A window from Bosea sp. ANAM02 encodes these proteins:
- a CDS encoding DUF6538 domain-containing protein, translated as MARLGLVPFTRQWTRGGVFGFRFQLPADVFEALVAAGTAGTRRSVTFSLKTRDPLTARSRALRAAADVGDMISAVRAGTIPRWQFDPAAYRQDRIVIPATGRKQSIAQQVGPAASKKGMTLRRVYKEVYLPRRQERKGAVPRRRSRLDMEKAITRFVASAGDLAVNTITRRDAEKFVRSLKVGSVATMKKTVTCLSTICNAALAAGLITSNPFRGLGPDRAAIVAARRSYSRFDHDQLTRFFGRTEREDGAVLWLPRLLLLTGARLEEMAQLRAAWFVRRDGVEVIDLHEAKVKNPHNKRYIPLHRDLLDLGVLDHVRRSPERLFPELKYRASAESWSSAISMKLNREIDAALGTDRRLTVHSLRKTFEHAAYVVGVPKATINAITGHKPGDISEEHYLLLQDDLPLLKRHIDQIDFPFLRRLAA; from the coding sequence ATGGCACGTTTAGGGCTGGTGCCGTTCACGAGGCAGTGGACGCGAGGTGGCGTCTTCGGCTTCCGGTTCCAGCTTCCCGCCGACGTGTTCGAGGCCCTGGTTGCCGCCGGTACGGCAGGCACGCGACGGTCGGTGACCTTCTCGCTCAAGACCCGCGATCCCCTGACGGCTCGAAGCCGGGCTCTGCGGGCTGCGGCTGATGTCGGAGACATGATCTCGGCGGTTCGGGCTGGGACGATCCCGCGCTGGCAGTTCGATCCGGCCGCATATCGGCAGGACAGGATCGTCATCCCGGCGACCGGCCGGAAGCAGTCCATCGCGCAGCAGGTCGGCCCGGCCGCATCGAAGAAGGGGATGACTCTTCGTCGGGTGTACAAGGAGGTCTATCTGCCACGCCGCCAGGAACGGAAGGGAGCCGTGCCGCGTCGGCGGTCCAGGCTCGACATGGAGAAGGCGATCACGCGCTTCGTGGCCTCGGCCGGGGACCTCGCCGTCAACACCATCACCCGGAGGGACGCGGAGAAGTTCGTGCGCTCGCTAAAGGTGGGCTCGGTCGCGACGATGAAGAAGACGGTCACCTGCCTCTCGACGATCTGCAACGCTGCCCTTGCAGCGGGGCTGATCACCAGCAATCCGTTTAGGGGCCTCGGGCCGGACCGTGCCGCGATCGTTGCAGCGCGCCGCAGCTACTCCCGCTTCGACCATGACCAGCTTACCCGGTTCTTCGGCAGGACCGAGCGCGAGGACGGCGCGGTGCTGTGGTTGCCCAGGTTGTTGCTGCTGACGGGTGCCCGCCTGGAGGAGATGGCCCAGCTTCGTGCGGCATGGTTCGTCCGTCGTGACGGCGTCGAGGTGATCGACCTGCACGAGGCCAAGGTGAAGAACCCGCACAACAAGCGGTACATCCCGCTGCACCGGGACCTGCTCGACCTGGGTGTTCTGGACCATGTTCGTCGATCACCCGAGCGGCTCTTTCCCGAGTTGAAGTACCGGGCCTCTGCCGAGAGTTGGAGCAGCGCGATCAGCATGAAGCTGAACCGCGAGATCGACGCGGCGCTCGGGACTGATCGACGGCTGACCGTGCACTCGCTCAGGAAGACCTTCGAGCACGCCGCCTATGTCGTGGGAGTGCCGAAGGCGACGATCAACGCGATCACCGGCCACAAACCGGGCGACATCAGCGAGGAGCATTACCTCCTGCTTCAGGACGATCTCCCGCTGCTGAAGCGGCACATCGACCAGATCGACTTCCCGTTCCTGCGGCGGCTCGCGGCCTGA
- a CDS encoding recombinase family protein: MLATVSQKLLAELASHETVDVTGFERGEAMKLGLARVSTDGQDHSLQLDALKAAGCERIFTETISGTKADRPELRKLLDHARAGDVVVVYSLSRLARSVRHLIDLSEEFQRREIGLKSITEAIDTTTPAGRFLYVTMSALSQLEVDLLRERTHAGLRAARARGRVGGRPKALDPVKLTVVKTLIAEGTLTMSEIAEHVGVAPSTIYRAVKGGRSALA, encoded by the coding sequence ATGCTGGCGACGGTCTCGCAAAAACTGCTTGCAGAACTGGCTTCTCATGAGACCGTCGATGTGACGGGTTTCGAGAGAGGAGAGGCGATGAAGCTGGGGCTGGCGCGAGTTTCCACGGACGGACAAGATCACAGCCTCCAGCTTGACGCGCTGAAGGCGGCGGGGTGCGAGCGCATCTTCACCGAGACCATCTCCGGGACCAAGGCCGATCGCCCCGAACTGCGGAAGCTCCTCGATCATGCTCGTGCTGGCGACGTGGTGGTCGTGTACAGCCTGTCCAGACTGGCCCGCTCCGTGCGCCACCTCATCGACCTGAGCGAGGAGTTCCAGCGGCGCGAGATCGGCCTGAAGTCAATCACCGAGGCCATCGACACGACGACGCCTGCGGGCAGATTCCTCTATGTTACGATGTCGGCGCTGAGCCAGCTTGAAGTCGATCTCCTTCGAGAGCGTACCCATGCCGGTCTTCGGGCCGCCCGTGCGCGTGGAAGAGTCGGCGGTCGTCCAAAGGCCCTCGACCCGGTGAAGCTGACCGTGGTGAAGACGCTCATCGCCGAGGGCACGCTGACCATGTCCGAGATCGCCGAGCATGTCGGCGTCGCGCCCTCGACGATCTATCGAGCCGTGAAGGGCGGGCGGAGCGCGCTTGCCTGA